The Candidatus Poribacteria bacterium DNA window CCACGGTATAAGGTGCAAAATAGGCTTCCTGGAAGGCGACAATACCACATGGACCCAGGTGTGTCGCCAAATGTTTAAGTGCCTCCACTGGATCCGCCATATACATGAGGACAAGTCGCCCGACAACAGCATCAAAGTCGTTTGGAAGTTCAAGGGTTCGGGTATCACCTGCAATGAATTCAATGTTTGAAAAACCCGCTGCATCCGCTCGAGCTTGCGCTGTTTTGAGAATATCAGGGTTGAGATCTACGCCAACAACTGTGCCTTCGGGACCGACAAATTCGGCGAGCGCGAGTGCCACATCGCCGGCACCACTCCCCACATCAAGGACTTTCATCCCTTTCGCTATGCCGCTCCTGAGAAAAAAGCGCCGTGTCACATCTTCATAGAGTTGTGATTGCTCGATTAAGCGATCCGTTTCCTCTTGGCTGCGGCCCATTGTATATTCTGCGTCTCTGGATTGATTGCTCATTTCAATTACCTCTCTATAGACATACCGCTCCGCTGGAGCGGGAAGTCGCATGTGTAATATCTATAATTGCTAAGTATTATGGTGAAATAAATTGATGGAACTGTATCTCTCCATCTTTGACAGTGTTGATAACAAGGCTTTTGATTGCGTGCCGATTTTCATCAAAATGTGATAACAGTGTCGCACCGCTGTAGTCGCGAGTCGCTTCAATTTGATCCCGAATTGCCGCGGGCGTTGTATCAGTTGCTCGGCGCATCGCCTCAATGACAATAGTCGTAGAATCGTATCCAAGTGCGGCGGGTCCGTCGGGTGCGATCCCAAATCGTTCGGTATAGGCATCAACAAACTGATGTGCTGCTTCAGTTAATTGACCATCGTGTGAAAAGTGATTCGCGAAGAAACTGCCTTCAACCGCCATTCCACCGATCTCAACTAAGTCGGGTCGGTCCCAACCATCTCCGCCGAGAAAGGTAGCAGAAATACCGATATCGTCAGCCCTTGCTTGCTTAACCGCCAATGGGAACTCGGAACCTAAGCCCGGCAAAAGACAACATCAACGGCAGGCTGAACCGCCCCAATTGCCATTAACTGCTCAGTGATACCACCCAACGCCTAAAGGCGTGGGAAACCTCGGTTTCGTAGCGACTGCGGTTTTCTCAGAGAGTCCACCGTCTATTATTCCGTCTCCGCCGCACTCACGAAGGTGCGATCGAACGGACCTGATCGCGCATTGTTACGCGGGTACCCCAGCCTGCAAAATGTTGATAGCAGCGTTGAGGTCCCTATCGTGGTGTGAACCACAGTCAGGGCATATCCACTGCCTATCTTGGAGTGTTAGATTTTCGTTGGGATGTCCACAAGCCGAACACGGCTTTGTCGTAGGCGTCCAGCGACCTGCTTTCAACAATG harbors:
- a CDS encoding class I SAM-dependent methyltransferase codes for the protein MSNQSRDAEYTMGRSQEETDRLIEQSQLYEDVTRRFFLRSGIAKGMKVLDVGSGAGDVALALAEFVGPEGTVVGVDLNPDILKTAQARADAAGFSNIEFIAGDTRTLELPNDFDAVVGRLVLMYMADPVEALKHLATHLGPCGIVAFQEAYFAPYTVAEHPDTPLANELIKWGRTVFERSGAHLDMGMELYQAFVDAGLPEPTLHFEAPMGGPVNWPGYEYLANSFRSLVPLLEAYGITTAEELDVDTLAERIQAEVAAAKRPIMLPPHITASASLTA
- a CDS encoding ABC transporter substrate-binding protein; this encodes MAVKQARADDIGISATFLGGDGWDRPDLVEIGGMAVEGSFFANHFSHDGQLTEAAHQFVDAYTERFGIAPDGPAALGYDSTTIVIEAMRRATDTTPAAIRDQIEATRDYSGATLLSHFDENRHAIKSLVINTVKDGEIQFHQFISP
- a CDS encoding transposase; this encodes MLKAGRWTPTTKPCSACGHPNENLTLQDRQWICPDCGSHHDRDLNAAINILQAGVPA